CAGATGAGGTGGGGAGATGTCATTGATGCTGGAGTAGGACCAGTTTGTTAACGACAACAATGAAAGTGACAACAAACGATAAAGAGAAACAGCAGCCAGACGAACAGCCACAATGAACAAGAGGACGAAGATCATATAGAAGAAGCTAATGATGATCAAGAAACTCAACCTCAAGAACAACAACCACTACGACAGTCAACACGCCAAAGCACAGCCAGGCCTCGATACTTAGAAGACTACGTTATGCTAGCAGAAGCAGATGTGGAGAGGCTCTTGTTATCGATAAACAATGAACCTAGTTGTTTCCGAGAAGCAAAAACTCAGCAAAGTGGAGAGGTGCTTGCGGAGAAGAGATAGACCTCGATCAACAAGAACAAGACGTGGCTACTTGTTGATAAACCGAGTGGAATAAAGGTAATTGGCCTCAAATGGATCTTCAAGATCAAGAGGAATGCTGATGGTACTATCAAGAGTTCAAAGCTCGGCTCGTGGCTAAAGGATATGTACAAGAATCAGGGATTGATTACGATGAGGTGTTTGCACCAGTTGCTAGACTCGAAACCATTCGCCTTCTAAGTGCTCTGGCAGCGACACAAGGGTGGCAAATACATCATCTAGACGTGAAGACGGCTTTCTTATATGGTGAGCTTAAGGAAGACGTTTATGTCGAGCAACCCGAAGGCTTTGAAGTTAAAGGCAAAGAACATAAGGTATATAAACTTTCAAAGGCTTTGTATGGGTTAAAACAAGCTCCACGAGCTTGGAATACTAAGTTGGATCAGGTGTTAAGAGGAATGAATTTCAGTCGATGCACCAAGGAGAATGCAGTGTACCGCAAGGAAGATAAGCAAACGATTCTCATAGTTGCTATCTATGTGGACGATTTGTTCATTACGGGTAACAGTCTTGACGCCATAAGTAAATTCAAAAGAGGGATGTCATCAAAGTTTGAAATGTCGGACCTAGGGAAGCTCACATACTACCTCGGGATAGAAGTATGTCAAGGCGATGATGGCATTGAACTTAAACAAGAAGCATACGCAAGGAAAGTTATAAGAGAAGCTGGCTTGGAAACCTGCAACCCAACCAAGATACCTATGGAATTTGGCCTAAAGGTTTCAAAagctgaggaagaagaagaaattgaTGCTACAGGATATAGAAGGAGCGTAGGCTGTCTACGATACTTGCTCCACACACGACCAGACTTAGCTTTCTCGGTCGGTGTAGCAAGTCGTTATATGCAAAGGCCTCGTAAGTCACATGGCGATATCATAAAGTCTATATTACGATACCTACAAGGGACTTCTATGTTCGGTTTGAAGTACAAACGTCAAGGACCAAAGAAACTGACTGCTACAGTGATAGCAGTCACAACATAGATCAAGACGACGGCAGAAGTACCACCGGTCACATATTCTATTTTGGAAACTCACCAGTCACTTGGTGTTCACAGAAACAGAGCACGGTTGCACTCTCTTCATGTGAAGCAGAGTTTATGGCTGCGACTGAAGCAGCACGACAGGCCATATGGCTCCAGGAGCTTCTAAGCGAGATTACAGGCTGGAAGACAGAGAAGGTGACCATCAAGATAGACAGCAAGTCGGCAATGAGGCTTACTAAGAATCCAGTGTTTCACGGTAAGAGTAAGCACATTCATAAACGCTACCATTTCATTCGTGAATGCATTGAGAGGGAGCTTGTTGACGTCGAGCACATACCGGGAACGTCACAGAAAGCCGACATTCTCACTAAAGCTTTGGCAAGGATAAAATTCATTGAGATGAGAGACTTGATAGGAGTTCAAGCCTTGTCCAAGAATGATTCAAAGCTTAAGAGGGAGATTGTTGGATAAGCTTTGATAGCTTGTAGCTTGAGATATCATTAACAAGTCGGTTAAGGACAAGATAAGCTTAAATATAAACCTATTAGTATTAGGAGTTATCTATTACTTGTGGGATAAGGAAAACTACTCtactatatatacacataccGAGTTGTGGTAATGGTATAACGATTAGAGAGAAGTTCTTAGTTTTGAGTTTATTTTCTAAGAGCAATAAAGAGAGCAAGTTCTTTATATTTTGGTGAGACTTCGAGTTACTTTTAGTTTCCTCAGtacacataaataaaataacttcAGTTCACAAAACAATGTAGTTTGTTATCTCCACTTTGTTTATAAACAcattttgttatcttagtaGACATTGTTATATTCTTTAGTGACAAAAATACTaatgattaataaaaaggaaactgaATCTAAATTAAGAGTAATCACATAAACCCTATAAAGATTTTTATTCTGCATCAATCAAAAATCTCAGTCCCAAAACCAAAGAATATAATGcaatgaatataaaattatgttgcTATTTTCTCTTCTACCTTGCGTGTTTCCATTCCAAGCATCGCTATTTCTTCTGTTTGTATGCCCTTTTATTATTATGTAGTTTTAACCTctatcattttaaatatgtatgcCTTGCAAAAATGAAATGATggagaagaagcagagaaatgtagaagagaagaaataaagaaaaaaaattaaagatggAAAGTGACACGGAAAATAAAATCATGATCATtagttatttttcttcttttgatcgTGGGGTTGAGGATATGAGGAGTTGGTCATTCGGCAGTTTAGAAAAACTGGAATcgcactcttttttttttgaattaatataaatttatttttctaatattccACTTGTTAGAATTCTATTGGAGAAGTGACTtgtgctttagtatataggggATAATTAAAGTTTTGAATATTATGAAAGAATATCATATCATCTACCATAATATCCAAAAATCAGATCcagaaaaattattatgttcaaataaaagtaatttttataaatatataaactgttaatgtaaaataaaatcagtTTTTGAGATATTAAGGAAGACAAGAgatcaaaaaaagttttattgatcaaataacaATGGTACGATGTATTGGGATCAACAACCCTAACTCTACGCACTTGATTGTAGTAAAAATAGGTTGAATGCCTTTTACCTGCATTCTTAGGATTTTGATCTTATAATAATAGTGTATAGTCGGTGTATTCGTTaagattaaaaacaaatattcgtTTATATCCTCAAATATTAAAGATTtccttttattcaaaatattttttatccttaaatatgagttttttttttcttactcaGTAGGTTTTATAGAAGACATGGAAGCACACGACCATATAGCCTGAGTACGccgaaaaaaaaacaaagcatcgTTATAGTTTTGATTATCTTTTCACTTTCTCGACAAATATGGTTTTGAATgaaccaaaacaatttttaatcaGTTTTCTTAATCGTTTTCTaggtattatattttcttagctAAATAATTTGGGTGCACATGTGTATAATCGATACATTGTTATAGTGAAGACGAATAATAATAGGTTACCTTATCTTCAGTCAATACCAGGTCCTGAGTTTTCATTGGCCCTAtacaaaactgaaaataataattttaatatcaataaaatatactaaacaatttatgaaaaacaatatttattatacatttatataacaaataactaactgaaacattttttaaaagatatttacaTATTACATAGTTTAAGTAGCTTATTTATATGaagtttttgtttagttttgtgtatttataatttttatgtttaattagatatgcaaaacaaattattttaaaaggatttttttttatattgtggGTACCACAAAAATGTAGGCCCCGTGCAAATGCATCACAGGTATCTGTCCAGACCCGGCACTGATTCAGTACCACACCACTAGGTACTATGTTTTATCGATTAATGGATAATGATTGATTTAGAATTCAAAACAATTGTACTGtacgtgtgtgtgtgtgttttaaccTTCTTGagtaagaacaaaaaaacatattactGTATGTTGTCATTAATTAATGATACTCAGTCGTAATCTCTTTAATTCAAACATCGTAATCTCTTAAAATCGAACATAGAATCGACTGACAGTACTTAATAcgagatcatatatatatactctctcTATTTCATATTAGTTGTTGTTCTAGGTTTAtccacaaagattaagaaaatattttagttttacgtattttcaaaataaaaatatcattaccaatacacataaccatatttcaaccaatagaaaaattaaatagaaaatgttatcaataaattttgcattgagtATCGAaaacgatatttattttgaaacaaaaattatacCCTACAATGATAAATAGTTTGAAACGGAAAGAGTATTATTTTCTTTGCCAACATAAGAAATGCATATACATATCATTCCTTTTTGCgaagataaaaattatttattttttccttattcactctattttataataagtatcattctaatattttttattgttatataaaaagtgtcactttacaattacaatgtaaattatacttaCTTTCGACTGAAGATTATTTGCAAACACagaattgattttataaataattttatttatttcaaatactaGTAGTCATAaatgtgtaattaataaaaacttacatatatttccatcaatttcttaatatgtgtgaaaatgtcaaaataacGTTTATTAAGAAACGAATAGAGTATTAATTATCGTTGGAAGACTCTACAAACTGTATAGTATCctttaggggtgggcgttcgggtacccgttcgggttcggatcgggtatttcggattttcgggtatttcggtatagggatATTGAACCCGTTAgggtatttctgtacttcgggtTGGGTTGGGTATTTTTAGTTCTGGTTCGGtaatttcggatcgggttcggatatttagattttagaagaaataaaaataaaattttcaattttttaaatttcttgtatttaaaattatagatttcacttaactgatttttctattttttatagattgaatgattaatagatttggagataacatttcaaaaaataaaaatattaatttggctattgtttttaaattttggatgtaacttttgttaatacaagaaacaaaaagtttgacatgcattttaaatgaatatcaaattattttcttcataattatatatatactatataatcttaaagtatgtgtaacaccaatataaatattttaaataaaatgagagatgtaaactagaaaaataagggtaagtatacatatgttcggttatcttcggatatccattcgtgTTCGGGTATTATctgttcgggttcggatatccaatctctcctaacttaatatccgttcgggtattttgttaCTTCGGTTCAaaattcggttcgggttttttgggTCGGGTTCAGGTGTCACTTCCGATATCGGATAAAGTGTCCACCCTTAGTATCCTTTCGGTTACTTTCCAAATAATAGTTCCTGGAAAAAAATagttgttcagaaaaaaaagttcctgaaaaaaatatttccttttGCAATCTTCTAGAAGCAAAACCATTGAATATTTCCGTTCTTTTtgatcatcaaaaaaaaaagttttatttaatggtTTTGCTTCTAGATTCTAGAAGATTAAATTAACAGATTGATGACATTTTGATTAATGATATTCATACATAATGCCTAACCCCATCTATAACGAAATCTCTCCTTTCGAGATCTTTATTCCCCTCTTTTAAagttatttagttttatatcatCTATGTTACAATATTTCACATAACCACTGTAATTATCACAAATCTGACTTCCTTTTTTATGTCTCAACAACTATATGGTATGATTATATCTTTCTACACAAATGTGAAATGTCTTAATGTGTGTGTGTCTCTCTCTTTCCCTCCATTTTCCTTATCCACTACCGTTCGACACGTGGCAAAATGGGTCAGAAGATGATGATAGAGATGACGCTGTCGTGTTCCATAGCTCCATATCCGCTGGATGTTCCTGCGATAAATCATCGTGATACGAACCGGGCCGGTTTAGGTTAGGGTATGGAGATCGGAGGGAAGGTAAGGCGAGGTGATCTTGATCTGCCTGGCTCTCATCGGCGGCTGCGATTGAGTACGATATGGGTCCGTTAAGCTGTGAGGCTACAAGGCGGTCTAAAGCAGACCAGCTAGTAACGAAGCTAGTGTCGACCACGTTGCTGACCTGGACAACATGATTTGTGTCGGGAGAGCTGACATGGCAGTTGTTGTTGAATGTTTGACTGTTAGGGCTCTCGAGGTTTGGGAGTTTCATGAAAGGGTCTAGATTTAGCTCTTCTTTACAAGATCGCCCCATAAGTTCTAGGAATTGCTCGAGACTATCATCGTTTAAGAACTGAGATGAAGACGACGTCCTCGCCATGCCTCCGCCGCCACTCAGGGAAGCTTCTCCGATGGGACTGTTTAGGGTTTTGTGAagattcttcttcttgaaaATACGACACACCACCCATCCTTCGTCTTGTGATGCCTCCTCAATAATAATCACCAccttaaatattcaaaataagataaatttatGTTAGTGAAATTCAAGATCGCCCCATAAGTTCTAGGAATTTAAATCTCGTTTTCAAAGAGATCTTGCTTATTCCCTTTAGCCATTAGGTCTCGCTTTACTTGCAATTCGTGTTAGTTCTGCTTTCTAAACTTTTTTCTTGACTAACTGTATTAaatagtattttgtaatttccATATGAAATATTTCGTGTCTATATATCTTTGCAATTATAATGTAAACATTTAAACATATATGGCaagttttcaaaagaaaaaaaaaacatttaaacataaatatacttCTTGACGAAAATATTAGTGCATGTAACTAActagtaatacttttataaaaaaaaacttctataaGGGTCAGTGGCtgataatcaaaataaaaagacgAAAACTGTGATATACAATGAGATTTAACAGTCTCACATATTCAAGAGATGGTTGAAtcagatatatcatatatataactcGTATAAATGTTATGAAATTGATACATACCTCATGAACGGTGAGATCATCAGGGGAAATAACGTTGTCTTCGAGTCTGTACTCATGCATGATCCAGTCAGATTTTTGGCCATGAGGAGCTCGACCTTTGTAGAAAACAAGAGTCTTTCTCATCCCAATCCTACGGCCATTACTATATATGATCTTGTCGCGGCCCGTTGCTTTCCAAAATCCGACCGTCGTAGCTC
This portion of the Raphanus sativus cultivar WK10039 unplaced genomic scaffold, ASM80110v3 Scaffold3368, whole genome shotgun sequence genome encodes:
- the LOC130506533 gene encoding NAC domain-containing protein 43, whose amino-acid sequence is MMSESMSISVNGQSQVPPGFRFHPTEEELLQYYLRKKVNSIKIDLDVIRDVDLNKLEPWDIQEMCKIGTTPQNDWYFFSHKDKKYPTGTRTNRATTVGFWKATGRDKIIYSNGRRIGMRKTLVFYKGRAPHGQKSDWIMHEYRLEDNVISPDDLTVHEVVIIIEEASQDEGWVVCRIFKKKNLHKTLNSPIGEASLSGGGGMARTSSSSQFLNDDSLEQFLELMGRSCKEELNLDPFMKLPNLESPNSQTFNNNCHVSSPDTNHVVQVSNVVDTSFVTSWSALDRLVASQLNGPISYSIAAADESQADQDHLALPSLRSPYPNLNRPGSYHDDLSQEHPADMELWNTTASSLSSSSDPFCHVSNGSG